In one Populus nigra chromosome 12, ddPopNigr1.1, whole genome shotgun sequence genomic region, the following are encoded:
- the LOC133669529 gene encoding uncharacterized protein LOC133669529 isoform X5: MVVANAMVGPRSWIAGLFTRSPYKRNDKVLDFCLTPHLEQRLQKLQERMRTPFDETRPDHQEALRSLWNAAFPDIPLKGLISEQWKDMGWQGANPSTDFRGCGFISLENLLFFSRTYPASFHRLLFKQGGQRATWEYPFAVAGINVSFMLIQMLDLRSEKPRCLPGVTFVKLLGEDESAFDVLFCIAFEMMDAQWLAMRASYMEFNVYPLSQQRGFTSNKDTIGEGTIFGRCSSNKRFTSIQPFVSIAIYSEVLLKCLKVLARSSRTFRRTQRFRYKFTCRTAEL, from the exons ATGGTTGTAGCTAATGCTATGGTTGGACCACGTTCATGGATAGCAGGGCTCTTTACTCGCTCACCATATAAACGTAACGACAAAGTTCTTGACTTCTGCTTGACCCCTCATTTG GAACAAAGACTACAAAAGCTTCAAGAACGAATGAGAACACCTTTTGACGAGACACGCCCTGATCATCAA GAAGCTCTCAGATCATTGTGGAATGCAGCTTTTCCAGATATTCCTCTGAAAGGCTTGATCTCTGAGCAGTGGAAAGACATGGGGTGGCAAGGTGCTAATCCATCAACTGACTTCAG GGGCTGTGGTTTCATTTCTCTTGAGAACTTGCTGTTTTTTTCAAGGACTTATCCG GCATCTTTTCATAGGTTATTGTTCAAGCAGGGTGGGCAGCGAGCTACTTGGGAATACCCATTTGCTGTTGCTGGCATTAATGTTTCTTTTATGTTGATCCAGATGTTGGATTTACGGTCAG AAAAACCAAGATGTCTTCCAGGAGTCACTTTTGTTAAATTACTAGGAG AAGATGAATCTGCCTTTGATGTACTATTCTGTATAGCTTTCGAAATGATGGATGCTCAGTGGCTTGCTATGCGTGCTTCTTACATGGAGTTCAATGTATACCCTCTATCTCAGCAAA GAGGTTTTACAAGTAACAAGGACACAATTGGAGAGGGAACTATCTTTGGAAGATGTTCATCGAATAAAAGATTTACCAGCATACAACCTTTTGTATCAATAGCAATTTATAGCGAGGTCCTCTTAAAATGCCTCAAAGTACTTGCTAGGTCCAGTAGAACATTTCGGAGAACCCAAAGGTTTAGATATAAATTCACGTGTCGAACTGCTGAACTGTAG
- the LOC133669529 gene encoding uncharacterized protein LOC133669529 isoform X7, protein MVVANAMVGPRSWIAGLFTRSPYKRNDKVLDFCLTPHLEQRLQKLQERMRTPFDETRPDHQEALRSLWNAAFPDIPLKGLISEQWKDMGWQGANPSTDFRGCGFISLENLLFFSRTYPASFHRLLFKQGGQRATWEYPFAVAGINVSFMLIQMLDLRSEKPRCLPGVTFVKLLGEDESAFDVLFCIAFEMMDAQWLAMRASYMEFNEVLQVTRTQLERELSLEDVHRIKDLPAYNLLYQ, encoded by the exons ATGGTTGTAGCTAATGCTATGGTTGGACCACGTTCATGGATAGCAGGGCTCTTTACTCGCTCACCATATAAACGTAACGACAAAGTTCTTGACTTCTGCTTGACCCCTCATTTG GAACAAAGACTACAAAAGCTTCAAGAACGAATGAGAACACCTTTTGACGAGACACGCCCTGATCATCAA GAAGCTCTCAGATCATTGTGGAATGCAGCTTTTCCAGATATTCCTCTGAAAGGCTTGATCTCTGAGCAGTGGAAAGACATGGGGTGGCAAGGTGCTAATCCATCAACTGACTTCAG GGGCTGTGGTTTCATTTCTCTTGAGAACTTGCTGTTTTTTTCAAGGACTTATCCG GCATCTTTTCATAGGTTATTGTTCAAGCAGGGTGGGCAGCGAGCTACTTGGGAATACCCATTTGCTGTTGCTGGCATTAATGTTTCTTTTATGTTGATCCAGATGTTGGATTTACGGTCAG AAAAACCAAGATGTCTTCCAGGAGTCACTTTTGTTAAATTACTAGGAG AAGATGAATCTGCCTTTGATGTACTATTCTGTATAGCTTTCGAAATGATGGATGCTCAGTGGCTTGCTATGCGTGCTTCTTACATGGAGTTCAAT GAGGTTTTACAAGTAACAAGGACACAATTGGAGAGGGAACTATCTTTGGAAGATGTTCATCGAATAAAAGATTTACCAGCATACAACCTTTTGTATCAATAG
- the LOC133669529 gene encoding uncharacterized protein LOC133669529 isoform X3, whose amino-acid sequence MRLRKSRQCFPSCSSRHRVDEDDVYWKRKKSSEELEWSHNSTRVISQLTQCFANAMVGPRSWIAGLFTRSPYKRNDKVLDFCLTPHLEQRLQKLQERMRTPFDETRPDHQEALRSLWNAAFPDIPLKGLISEQWKDMGWQGANPSTDFRLLFKQGGQRATWEYPFAVAGINVSFMLIQMLDLRSEKPRCLPGVTFVKLLGEDESAFDVLFCIAFEMMDAQWLAMRASYMEFNVYPLSQQRGFTSNKDTIGEGTIFGRCSSNKRFTSIQPFVSIAIYSEVLLKCLKVLARSSRTFRRTQRFRYKFTCRTAEL is encoded by the exons ATGAGATTGAGAAAGAGTAGACAATGCTTTCCCTCTTGTTCTTCTCGTCACAGA GTTGATGAGGATGATGTTTATTGGAAACGAAAGAAGAGTAGTGAAGAGTTGGAATGGTCACATAATTCCACTCGTGTTATTTCGCAGTTAACTCAATGTTTTG CTAATGCTATGGTTGGACCACGTTCATGGATAGCAGGGCTCTTTACTCGCTCACCATATAAACGTAACGACAAAGTTCTTGACTTCTGCTTGACCCCTCATTTG GAACAAAGACTACAAAAGCTTCAAGAACGAATGAGAACACCTTTTGACGAGACACGCCCTGATCATCAA GAAGCTCTCAGATCATTGTGGAATGCAGCTTTTCCAGATATTCCTCTGAAAGGCTTGATCTCTGAGCAGTGGAAAGACATGGGGTGGCAAGGTGCTAATCCATCAACTGACTTCAG GTTATTGTTCAAGCAGGGTGGGCAGCGAGCTACTTGGGAATACCCATTTGCTGTTGCTGGCATTAATGTTTCTTTTATGTTGATCCAGATGTTGGATTTACGGTCAG AAAAACCAAGATGTCTTCCAGGAGTCACTTTTGTTAAATTACTAGGAG AAGATGAATCTGCCTTTGATGTACTATTCTGTATAGCTTTCGAAATGATGGATGCTCAGTGGCTTGCTATGCGTGCTTCTTACATGGAGTTCAATGTATACCCTCTATCTCAGCAAA GAGGTTTTACAAGTAACAAGGACACAATTGGAGAGGGAACTATCTTTGGAAGATGTTCATCGAATAAAAGATTTACCAGCATACAACCTTTTGTATCAATAGCAATTTATAGCGAGGTCCTCTTAAAATGCCTCAAAGTACTTGCTAGGTCCAGTAGAACATTTCGGAGAACCCAAAGGTTTAGATATAAATTCACGTGTCGAACTGCTGAACTGTAG
- the LOC133669529 gene encoding uncharacterized protein LOC133669529 isoform X2, with translation MRLRKSRQCFPSCSSRHRVDEDDVYWKRKKSSEELEWSHNSTRVISQLTQCFANAMVGPRSWIAGLFTRSPYKRNDKVLDFCLTPHLEQRLQKLQERMRTPFDETRPDHQEALRSLWNAAFPDIPLKGLISEQWKDMGWQGANPSTDFRGCGFISLENLLFFSRTYPGGQRATWEYPFAVAGINVSFMLIQMLDLRSEKPRCLPGVTFVKLLGEDESAFDVLFCIAFEMMDAQWLAMRASYMEFNVYPLSQQRGFTSNKDTIGEGTIFGRCSSNKRFTSIQPFVSIAIYSEVLLKCLKVLARSSRTFRRTQRFRYKFTCRTAEL, from the exons ATGAGATTGAGAAAGAGTAGACAATGCTTTCCCTCTTGTTCTTCTCGTCACAGA GTTGATGAGGATGATGTTTATTGGAAACGAAAGAAGAGTAGTGAAGAGTTGGAATGGTCACATAATTCCACTCGTGTTATTTCGCAGTTAACTCAATGTTTTG CTAATGCTATGGTTGGACCACGTTCATGGATAGCAGGGCTCTTTACTCGCTCACCATATAAACGTAACGACAAAGTTCTTGACTTCTGCTTGACCCCTCATTTG GAACAAAGACTACAAAAGCTTCAAGAACGAATGAGAACACCTTTTGACGAGACACGCCCTGATCATCAA GAAGCTCTCAGATCATTGTGGAATGCAGCTTTTCCAGATATTCCTCTGAAAGGCTTGATCTCTGAGCAGTGGAAAGACATGGGGTGGCAAGGTGCTAATCCATCAACTGACTTCAG GGGCTGTGGTTTCATTTCTCTTGAGAACTTGCTGTTTTTTTCAAGGACTTATCCG GGTGGGCAGCGAGCTACTTGGGAATACCCATTTGCTGTTGCTGGCATTAATGTTTCTTTTATGTTGATCCAGATGTTGGATTTACGGTCAG AAAAACCAAGATGTCTTCCAGGAGTCACTTTTGTTAAATTACTAGGAG AAGATGAATCTGCCTTTGATGTACTATTCTGTATAGCTTTCGAAATGATGGATGCTCAGTGGCTTGCTATGCGTGCTTCTTACATGGAGTTCAATGTATACCCTCTATCTCAGCAAA GAGGTTTTACAAGTAACAAGGACACAATTGGAGAGGGAACTATCTTTGGAAGATGTTCATCGAATAAAAGATTTACCAGCATACAACCTTTTGTATCAATAGCAATTTATAGCGAGGTCCTCTTAAAATGCCTCAAAGTACTTGCTAGGTCCAGTAGAACATTTCGGAGAACCCAAAGGTTTAGATATAAATTCACGTGTCGAACTGCTGAACTGTAG
- the LOC133669529 gene encoding uncharacterized protein LOC133669529 isoform X1 → MRLRKSRQCFPSCSSRHRVDEDDVYWKRKKSSEELEWSHNSTRVISQLTQCFANAMVGPRSWIAGLFTRSPYKRNDKVLDFCLTPHLEQRLQKLQERMRTPFDETRPDHQEALRSLWNAAFPDIPLKGLISEQWKDMGWQGANPSTDFRGCGFISLENLLFFSRTYPASFHRLLFKQGGQRATWEYPFAVAGINVSFMLIQMLDLRSEKPRCLPGVTFVKLLGEDESAFDVLFCIAFEMMDAQWLAMRASYMEFNVYPLSQQRGFTSNKDTIGEGTIFGRCSSNKRFTSIQPFVSIAIYSEVLLKCLKVLARSSRTFRRTQRFRYKFTCRTAEL, encoded by the exons ATGAGATTGAGAAAGAGTAGACAATGCTTTCCCTCTTGTTCTTCTCGTCACAGA GTTGATGAGGATGATGTTTATTGGAAACGAAAGAAGAGTAGTGAAGAGTTGGAATGGTCACATAATTCCACTCGTGTTATTTCGCAGTTAACTCAATGTTTTG CTAATGCTATGGTTGGACCACGTTCATGGATAGCAGGGCTCTTTACTCGCTCACCATATAAACGTAACGACAAAGTTCTTGACTTCTGCTTGACCCCTCATTTG GAACAAAGACTACAAAAGCTTCAAGAACGAATGAGAACACCTTTTGACGAGACACGCCCTGATCATCAA GAAGCTCTCAGATCATTGTGGAATGCAGCTTTTCCAGATATTCCTCTGAAAGGCTTGATCTCTGAGCAGTGGAAAGACATGGGGTGGCAAGGTGCTAATCCATCAACTGACTTCAG GGGCTGTGGTTTCATTTCTCTTGAGAACTTGCTGTTTTTTTCAAGGACTTATCCG GCATCTTTTCATAGGTTATTGTTCAAGCAGGGTGGGCAGCGAGCTACTTGGGAATACCCATTTGCTGTTGCTGGCATTAATGTTTCTTTTATGTTGATCCAGATGTTGGATTTACGGTCAG AAAAACCAAGATGTCTTCCAGGAGTCACTTTTGTTAAATTACTAGGAG AAGATGAATCTGCCTTTGATGTACTATTCTGTATAGCTTTCGAAATGATGGATGCTCAGTGGCTTGCTATGCGTGCTTCTTACATGGAGTTCAATGTATACCCTCTATCTCAGCAAA GAGGTTTTACAAGTAACAAGGACACAATTGGAGAGGGAACTATCTTTGGAAGATGTTCATCGAATAAAAGATTTACCAGCATACAACCTTTTGTATCAATAGCAATTTATAGCGAGGTCCTCTTAAAATGCCTCAAAGTACTTGCTAGGTCCAGTAGAACATTTCGGAGAACCCAAAGGTTTAGATATAAATTCACGTGTCGAACTGCTGAACTGTAG
- the LOC133669529 gene encoding uncharacterized protein LOC133669529 isoform X4, whose translation MRLRKSRQCFPSCSSRHRVDEDDVYWKRKKSSEELEWSHNSTRVISQLTQCFANAMVGPRSWIAGLFTRSPYKRNDKVLDFCLTPHLEQRLQKLQERMRTPFDETRPDHQEALRSLWNAAFPDIPLKGLISEQWKDMGWQGANPSTDFRGCGFISLENLLFFSRTYPASFHRLLFKQGGQRATWEYPFAVAGINVSFMLIQMLDLRSEKPRCLPGVTFVKLLGEDESAFDVLFCIAFEMMDAQWLAMRASYMEFNEVLQVTRTQLERELSLEDVHRIKDLPAYNLLYQ comes from the exons ATGAGATTGAGAAAGAGTAGACAATGCTTTCCCTCTTGTTCTTCTCGTCACAGA GTTGATGAGGATGATGTTTATTGGAAACGAAAGAAGAGTAGTGAAGAGTTGGAATGGTCACATAATTCCACTCGTGTTATTTCGCAGTTAACTCAATGTTTTG CTAATGCTATGGTTGGACCACGTTCATGGATAGCAGGGCTCTTTACTCGCTCACCATATAAACGTAACGACAAAGTTCTTGACTTCTGCTTGACCCCTCATTTG GAACAAAGACTACAAAAGCTTCAAGAACGAATGAGAACACCTTTTGACGAGACACGCCCTGATCATCAA GAAGCTCTCAGATCATTGTGGAATGCAGCTTTTCCAGATATTCCTCTGAAAGGCTTGATCTCTGAGCAGTGGAAAGACATGGGGTGGCAAGGTGCTAATCCATCAACTGACTTCAG GGGCTGTGGTTTCATTTCTCTTGAGAACTTGCTGTTTTTTTCAAGGACTTATCCG GCATCTTTTCATAGGTTATTGTTCAAGCAGGGTGGGCAGCGAGCTACTTGGGAATACCCATTTGCTGTTGCTGGCATTAATGTTTCTTTTATGTTGATCCAGATGTTGGATTTACGGTCAG AAAAACCAAGATGTCTTCCAGGAGTCACTTTTGTTAAATTACTAGGAG AAGATGAATCTGCCTTTGATGTACTATTCTGTATAGCTTTCGAAATGATGGATGCTCAGTGGCTTGCTATGCGTGCTTCTTACATGGAGTTCAAT GAGGTTTTACAAGTAACAAGGACACAATTGGAGAGGGAACTATCTTTGGAAGATGTTCATCGAATAAAAGATTTACCAGCATACAACCTTTTGTATCAATAG
- the LOC133669529 gene encoding uncharacterized protein LOC133669529 isoform X6: MVGPRSWIAGLFTRSPYKRNDKVLDFCLTPHLEQRLQKLQERMRTPFDETRPDHQEALRSLWNAAFPDIPLKGLISEQWKDMGWQGANPSTDFRGCGFISLENLLFFSRTYPASFHRLLFKQGGQRATWEYPFAVAGINVSFMLIQMLDLRSEKPRCLPGVTFVKLLGEDESAFDVLFCIAFEMMDAQWLAMRASYMEFNVYPLSQQRGFTSNKDTIGEGTIFGRCSSNKRFTSIQPFVSIAIYSEVLLKCLKVLARSSRTFRRTQRFRYKFTCRTAEL, translated from the exons ATGGTTGGACCACGTTCATGGATAGCAGGGCTCTTTACTCGCTCACCATATAAACGTAACGACAAAGTTCTTGACTTCTGCTTGACCCCTCATTTG GAACAAAGACTACAAAAGCTTCAAGAACGAATGAGAACACCTTTTGACGAGACACGCCCTGATCATCAA GAAGCTCTCAGATCATTGTGGAATGCAGCTTTTCCAGATATTCCTCTGAAAGGCTTGATCTCTGAGCAGTGGAAAGACATGGGGTGGCAAGGTGCTAATCCATCAACTGACTTCAG GGGCTGTGGTTTCATTTCTCTTGAGAACTTGCTGTTTTTTTCAAGGACTTATCCG GCATCTTTTCATAGGTTATTGTTCAAGCAGGGTGGGCAGCGAGCTACTTGGGAATACCCATTTGCTGTTGCTGGCATTAATGTTTCTTTTATGTTGATCCAGATGTTGGATTTACGGTCAG AAAAACCAAGATGTCTTCCAGGAGTCACTTTTGTTAAATTACTAGGAG AAGATGAATCTGCCTTTGATGTACTATTCTGTATAGCTTTCGAAATGATGGATGCTCAGTGGCTTGCTATGCGTGCTTCTTACATGGAGTTCAATGTATACCCTCTATCTCAGCAAA GAGGTTTTACAAGTAACAAGGACACAATTGGAGAGGGAACTATCTTTGGAAGATGTTCATCGAATAAAAGATTTACCAGCATACAACCTTTTGTATCAATAGCAATTTATAGCGAGGTCCTCTTAAAATGCCTCAAAGTACTTGCTAGGTCCAGTAGAACATTTCGGAGAACCCAAAGGTTTAGATATAAATTCACGTGTCGAACTGCTGAACTGTAG